The following coding sequences lie in one Lolium perenne isolate Kyuss_39 chromosome 2, Kyuss_2.0, whole genome shotgun sequence genomic window:
- the LOC127323347 gene encoding DNA topoisomerase 2 isoform X3 has protein sequence MNIAKQEGLVKKFKLTSTLAITNMHLFGPDGKIRKYETPEEILEEFFTLRLEYYVKRKDALFKNITLEMRKLDEKVRFILAVVEGEIKVNNRKRAELFEELKQKGYESFPKNKKKNEPVAAGATDDDDGNEESPADGADAEDASGYDYLLSMSIGTLTREKVQQLIAQQENLSLEVERLRLTEPKSLWFKDLDALEKELDKLDAIYQKAQEKRRAAREKNRKNKEAGTKAAPKRQPKKTYVKSEKAGSDDEDYGAPMPKAAAQKKKPAKKKK, from the exons ATGAATATTGCTAAGCAAGAAGGCCTTGTGAAGAAATTCAAGCTGACATCCACACTGGCAATAACAAACATGCACTTGTTTGGTCCGGATGGCAAAATTAGAAAGTACGAGACCCCAGAGGAAA TACTTGAAGAGTTCTTCACACTGAGACTTGAATATTATGTTAAAAGAAAG GATGCTTTGTTCAAAAATATTACACTGGAAATGAGGAAGCTTGATGAAAAAGTACGGTTTATTCTTGCTGTTGTTGAGGGTGAGATTAAAGTCAATAACAGGAAGAGGGCCGAGCTATTTGAGGAGCTGAAGCAGAAGGGTTATGAAAGTTTCccaaagaacaagaagaagaatgAGCCAGTTGCTGCAGGAGCTACAGATGACGATGATGGAAATGAAGAGAGCCCTGCTGATGGTGCAGATGCTGAAGATGCTAGTGGTTATGATTACCTCCTCTCAATGTCAATTGGTACCTTGACTCGTGAGAAGGTACAACAGCTCATTGCTCAGCAGGAGAATTTAAGTCTTGAAGTTGAGAGACTAAGGCTAACAGAACCAAAATCACTTTGGTTTAAAGACCTTGACGCTCTTGAGAAGGAACTGGAT AAACTCGACGCAATCTATCAAAAGGCCCAGGAGAAAAGAAGAGCTGCACGGGAAAAGAACAGGAAGAATAAGGAAGCGGGAACTAAAGCAGCACCCAAGAGACAGCCTAAGAAGACCTATGTCAAGTCTGAGAAG GCTGGGAGTGATGATGAGGATTACGGAGCACCAATGCCGAAAGCAGCAGCACAAAAGAAGAAACCAGCCAAGAAG AAGAAGTAA
- the LOC127323333 gene encoding uncharacterized protein produces MLQSMGKDIKSFPLPDIDEEFDNATGVERESFEESVIEPNKEDINLADSLNTDQKAAYEKIMSVVHGDEGGVFFVDGPGGTGKTFLYRALLATIRGQKKIAVATATSGVAASIMPGGRTAHSRFKIPLSIDDGGYCTFTKQSGTAKLLQSASLIIWDEASMTKRQAVEALDNSMRDIMSRPDLPFGGKTVVFGGDFRQVLPVVRKGSRAQIIDASLRRSYLWDCMTHLKLEHNMRAHSDPWFAEYLLCIGDGKEEANADGDIRLPDEICVPCTGKKGSDLDKLIDNVFPTLGANMSDPNYITSRAILSTRNDCVDRVNLKMINRFQGQEMLYRSFDCAVDDPHNYYPPDFLNTLTPTGLPPHLLKLKINCPIILLRNIDPANGLCNGTRLVVRGFQRNVIDAEIVLGQHAGKRIFLPRIPLCPSDDEMFPFQFKRKQFPVRLSFAMTVNKAQGQTIPNAGIYLPEPVFSHGQLYVALSRSTARKNVKILVIPDGDNKKTSSDESKKKRHPVNTYTKNIVWKEILTS; encoded by the coding sequence ATGCTACAGTCAATGGGCAAGGACATCAAGTCATTTCCTCTTCCTGATATTGATGAGGAATTTGACAATGCCACCGGTGTGGAAAGGGAGAGCTTCGAGGAGTCTGTGATTGAGCCCAACAAGGAGGACATAAATCTAGCAGACTCACTTAATACGGATCAGAAGGCCGCGTATGAAAAAATTATGTCTGTTGTTCATGGCGATGAGGGTGGTGTGTTCTTTGTGGATGGACCTGGAGGTACCGGAAAGACTTTTCTGTACAGAGCATTGCTCGCAACGATTCGCGGTCAGAAAAAAATTGCTGTAGCGACAGCTACATCTGGTGTTGCAGCTTCCATAATGCCTGGAGGGAGAACAGCTCATTCCCGTTTCAAGATACCACTGAGCATTGATGATGGCGGGTATTGCACCTTCACTAAACAGAGTGGTACTGCAAAACTCCTACAGTCGGCTTCTCTCATCATCTGGGATGAGGCTTCCATGACAAAGAGACAGGCAGTCGAGGCGTTGGACAACAGTATGCGCGATATAATGAGCCGTCCAGACCTGCCATTTGGTGGAAAGACGGTTGTCTTCGGTGGAGATTTCAGGCAGGTCCTCCCTGTTGTCCGTAAGGGGTCGAGGGCTCAGATAATTGATGCGTCACTACGTAGGTCTTACCTTTGGGATTGCATGACTCACCTAAAGCTCGAACACAATATGAGGGCACATAGTGATCCTTGGTTTGCGGAGTACCTACTGTGCATCGGTGATGGTAAGGAAGAGGCCAATGCTGATGGTGACATCCGTCTTCCTGACGAGATATGTGTGCCGTGTACTGGAAAGAAGGGCTCCGACCTTGATAAACTAATAGACAACGTTTTCCCCACCCTTGGTGCTAACATGTCAGACCCAAACTACATCACCTCCAGAGCAATCTTGTCGACACGAAATGACTGCGTTGATAGGGTTAATTTGAAGATGATAAATCGATTCCAGGGACAAGAGATGTTGTACCGTAGCTTTGATTGTGCGGTGGACGACCCTCATAACTACTACCCACCTGACTTTCTTAACACATTGACCCCTACTGGTCTGCCCCCACATTTGCTGAAGCTCAAGATCAATTGCCCTATCATATTGCTCCGAAACATTGACCCCGCAAACGGACTTTGTAATGGCACGAGGTTGGTGGTTAGAGGATTCCAAAGAAATGTTATCGATGCAGAAATTGTTTTGGGCCAACATGCTGGAAAGAGGATCTTCCTGCCAAGGATACCACTTTGCCCCTCCGATGATGAGATGTTCCCTTTTCAGTTCAAGAGGAAGCAGTTTCCTGTTAGGCTCAGCTTCGCCATGACGGTTAACAAGGCACAGGGGCAGACTATACCTAATGCCGGTATTTACTTGCCTGAGCCGGTGTTCTCTCATGGGCAGTTATATGTCGCCCTATCTAGATCTACTGCTAGAAAGAACGTCAAGATTCTTGTCATCCCAGATGGTGATAACAAGAAAACAAGCTCTGATGAAAGCAAAAAGAAGAGGCATCCTGTCAATACCTACACGAAGAACATAGTCTGGAAGGAGATCCTTACATCGTAG
- the LOC127323347 gene encoding DNA topoisomerase 2 isoform X4 yields the protein MNIAKQEGLVKKFKLTSTLAITNMHLFGPDGKIRKYETPEEILEEFFTLRLEYYVKRKDALFKNITLEMRKLDEKVRFILAVVEGEIKVNNRKRAELFEELKQKGYESFPKNKKKNEPVAAGATDDDDGNEESPADGADAEDASGYDYLLSMSIGTLTREKVQQLIAQQENLSLEVERLRLTEPKSLWFKDLDALEKELDKLDAIYQKAQEKRRAAREKNRKNKEAGTKAAPKRQPKKTYVKSEKGWE from the exons ATGAATATTGCTAAGCAAGAAGGCCTTGTGAAGAAATTCAAGCTGACATCCACACTGGCAATAACAAACATGCACTTGTTTGGTCCGGATGGCAAAATTAGAAAGTACGAGACCCCAGAGGAAA TACTTGAAGAGTTCTTCACACTGAGACTTGAATATTATGTTAAAAGAAAG GATGCTTTGTTCAAAAATATTACACTGGAAATGAGGAAGCTTGATGAAAAAGTACGGTTTATTCTTGCTGTTGTTGAGGGTGAGATTAAAGTCAATAACAGGAAGAGGGCCGAGCTATTTGAGGAGCTGAAGCAGAAGGGTTATGAAAGTTTCccaaagaacaagaagaagaatgAGCCAGTTGCTGCAGGAGCTACAGATGACGATGATGGAAATGAAGAGAGCCCTGCTGATGGTGCAGATGCTGAAGATGCTAGTGGTTATGATTACCTCCTCTCAATGTCAATTGGTACCTTGACTCGTGAGAAGGTACAACAGCTCATTGCTCAGCAGGAGAATTTAAGTCTTGAAGTTGAGAGACTAAGGCTAACAGAACCAAAATCACTTTGGTTTAAAGACCTTGACGCTCTTGAGAAGGAACTGGAT AAACTCGACGCAATCTATCAAAAGGCCCAGGAGAAAAGAAGAGCTGCACGGGAAAAGAACAGGAAGAATAAGGAAGCGGGAACTAAAGCAGCACCCAAGAGACAGCCTAAGAAGACCTATGTCAAGTCTGAGAAG GGCTGGGAGTGA
- the LOC127323347 gene encoding DNA topoisomerase 2 isoform X1 — protein MNIAKQEGLVKKFKLTSTLAITNMHLFGPDGKIRKYETPEEILEEFFTLRLEYYVKRKDALFKNITLEMRKLDEKVRFILAVVEGEIKVNNRKRAELFEELKQKGYESFPKNKKKNEPVAAGATDDDDGNEESPADGADAEDASGYDYLLSMSIGTLTREKVQQLIAQQENLSLEVERLRLTEPKSLWFKDLDALEKELDKLDAIYQKAQEKRRAAREKNRKNKEAGTKAAPKRQPKKTYVKSEKAGSDDEDYGAPMPKAAAQKKKPAKKAIAPVKEEEEEMLELKDRLAAL, from the exons ATGAATATTGCTAAGCAAGAAGGCCTTGTGAAGAAATTCAAGCTGACATCCACACTGGCAATAACAAACATGCACTTGTTTGGTCCGGATGGCAAAATTAGAAAGTACGAGACCCCAGAGGAAA TACTTGAAGAGTTCTTCACACTGAGACTTGAATATTATGTTAAAAGAAAG GATGCTTTGTTCAAAAATATTACACTGGAAATGAGGAAGCTTGATGAAAAAGTACGGTTTATTCTTGCTGTTGTTGAGGGTGAGATTAAAGTCAATAACAGGAAGAGGGCCGAGCTATTTGAGGAGCTGAAGCAGAAGGGTTATGAAAGTTTCccaaagaacaagaagaagaatgAGCCAGTTGCTGCAGGAGCTACAGATGACGATGATGGAAATGAAGAGAGCCCTGCTGATGGTGCAGATGCTGAAGATGCTAGTGGTTATGATTACCTCCTCTCAATGTCAATTGGTACCTTGACTCGTGAGAAGGTACAACAGCTCATTGCTCAGCAGGAGAATTTAAGTCTTGAAGTTGAGAGACTAAGGCTAACAGAACCAAAATCACTTTGGTTTAAAGACCTTGACGCTCTTGAGAAGGAACTGGAT AAACTCGACGCAATCTATCAAAAGGCCCAGGAGAAAAGAAGAGCTGCACGGGAAAAGAACAGGAAGAATAAGGAAGCGGGAACTAAAGCAGCACCCAAGAGACAGCCTAAGAAGACCTATGTCAAGTCTGAGAAG GCTGGGAGTGATGATGAGGATTACGGAGCACCAATGCCGAAAGCAGCAGCACAAAAGAAGAAACCAGCCAAGAAG GCAATTGCACCAgtgaaagaagaagaggaggaaatgCTCGAACTGAAAGACCGTCTGGCGGCTTTATAG
- the LOC139835615 gene encoding uncharacterized protein, translating into MYLKPHAAAPPCSSRTTTGAAQPPPLVPRLHRLHQLAELYLLHHNFFCTYKKEAVGRWLKGTGSKSSFSSIRDAAGWPRIPRPTVAAFAAGGRKSVGDCHHWQQKSGGASARWPRKSDGWPALNTEPSSGYLGAPAGTVLILLAGRYMRKRVVFLKQLMCGMFLISVRLKSGGWPALDTEPSSGYLGAPAGEGLSAVASAGEKEDDIAMGCSDG; encoded by the exons Atgtatctaaag CCGCACGCTGCAGCTCCGCCTTGTTCTTCGCGCACGACCACTGGCGCAGCCCAGCCTCCGCCTCTAGTTCCTCGTCTTCATCGTCTGCATCAGCTGGCCGAGCTCTATCTCCTCCACCACAATTTTTTCTGCACATACAAGAAGGAGGCAGTTGGGAGATGGCTCAAGGGCACGGGATCCAAGTCGTCGTTCTCGTCCATCCGAG ACGCAGCGGGATGGCCGAGAATCCCGCGGCCCACCGTTGCGGCCTTTGCCGCCGGAGGGCGGAAGAGTGTCGGCGACTGCCATCACTGGCAGCAGAAGAGCGGCGGCGCCTCCGCTCGCTGGCCGCGGAAGAGCGACGGCTGGCCGGCCCTGAACACCGAGCCCTCCTCTGGTTACCTTGGTGCGCCTGCTG GTACCGTGCTGATCCTGCTCGCTGGGAGGTACATGAGGAAACGTGTGGTGTTCCTCAAACAGCTCATGTGTGGCATGTTCCTGATCTCTG TTCGTTTGAAGAGCGGCGGCTGGCCGGCCCTGGACACCGAGCCCTCCTCTGGTTACCTTGGTGCGCCTGCTGGTGAGGGTCTGTCGGCTGTAGCGTCTGCTGGTGAGAAGGAGGACGATATTGCTATGGGATGTAGCGATGGGTGA
- the LOC127323347 gene encoding DNA topoisomerase 2 isoform X2, with amino-acid sequence MNIAKQEGLVKKFKLTSTLAITNMHLFGPDGKIRKYETPEEILEEFFTLRLEYYVKRKDALFKNITLEMRKLDEKVRFILAVVEGEIKVNNRKRAELFEELKQKGYESFPKNKKKNEPVAAGATDDDDGNEESPADGADAEDASGYDYLLSMSIGTLTREKVQQLIAQQENLSLEVERLRLTEPKSLWFKDLDALEKELDAQEKRRAAREKNRKNKEAGTKAAPKRQPKKTYVKSEKAGSDDEDYGAPMPKAAAQKKKPAKKAIAPVKEEEEEMLELKDRLAAL; translated from the exons ATGAATATTGCTAAGCAAGAAGGCCTTGTGAAGAAATTCAAGCTGACATCCACACTGGCAATAACAAACATGCACTTGTTTGGTCCGGATGGCAAAATTAGAAAGTACGAGACCCCAGAGGAAA TACTTGAAGAGTTCTTCACACTGAGACTTGAATATTATGTTAAAAGAAAG GATGCTTTGTTCAAAAATATTACACTGGAAATGAGGAAGCTTGATGAAAAAGTACGGTTTATTCTTGCTGTTGTTGAGGGTGAGATTAAAGTCAATAACAGGAAGAGGGCCGAGCTATTTGAGGAGCTGAAGCAGAAGGGTTATGAAAGTTTCccaaagaacaagaagaagaatgAGCCAGTTGCTGCAGGAGCTACAGATGACGATGATGGAAATGAAGAGAGCCCTGCTGATGGTGCAGATGCTGAAGATGCTAGTGGTTATGATTACCTCCTCTCAATGTCAATTGGTACCTTGACTCGTGAGAAGGTACAACAGCTCATTGCTCAGCAGGAGAATTTAAGTCTTGAAGTTGAGAGACTAAGGCTAACAGAACCAAAATCACTTTGGTTTAAAGACCTTGACGCTCTTGAGAAGGAACTGGAT GCCCAGGAGAAAAGAAGAGCTGCACGGGAAAAGAACAGGAAGAATAAGGAAGCGGGAACTAAAGCAGCACCCAAGAGACAGCCTAAGAAGACCTATGTCAAGTCTGAGAAG GCTGGGAGTGATGATGAGGATTACGGAGCACCAATGCCGAAAGCAGCAGCACAAAAGAAGAAACCAGCCAAGAAG GCAATTGCACCAgtgaaagaagaagaggaggaaatgCTCGAACTGAAAGACCGTCTGGCGGCTTTATAG